Genomic window (Marinobacter fonticola):
GCAGCAGGCTTTCCCCGAGGCCAGCCTCTACGGTACCGCCCAGGTGATCGGTAAGCGCAAGGACCTGACGTTCGACGCCGTGCTCGATAGCCAGCGGCATTGGCCCTGGTCGGCGGAAATCGATCAAATCATCTTCTCGGGGTCGCGGATGATGGAGGAAGCGGTCTTTTTCCATCGCCCGTCGGCGACGCTGATCGTAGCGGATCTGATCGAGAACTTCCCCGCAGGCCATTTCAACTGGTGGCAGCAGCCTATCGCCCGTCTGGCCGGGATCGTCGCGCCCCACGGCAAAACGCCATTGGATTGGCGGCTGACCTTTAATCGGCGCCACGCTCAGGACAGCCTGACCCATATCAAGGCCTGGGTGCCGAAATTCATCGTCATGGCCCACGGCGAAATCGTCGAAGAGAAAGACAACGCGTTCCTGAACGATTCTTTCGACTGGTTGGAGTAGCCCGCGGCAACGGTGTCGGGTTCTGCCGTGGGTGTTGAACGCCGGTCGACACGTGGCTGTCCAAAAATTAACGCTGCGCCAATCGGGAAATTATCGTCAATTTTGCGCACGTTAGCGGATTTTATTGAGTGTTCCTGAAAATCACTGGGGCAGGCGGCTTGACGGCCCGTGTTGGGGTCGGTCAAAGTCAAAACAGCTTGCCTATGGACGACTGCGGTTCGCGCCGCACGGGAGGTGTCTTCAGCAATGAGTGACCGATATCCCGCCAAGCAACCCCGGCGCCCACATAACGGCCTGTACGATCCCGCCGCGAGCTATGCCAATTGCGGTGTCGGCGCCCTGATGGATCTCAAGGGCCGTCGCTCCCATGCCCTCGTCGCCGACGCGCTGCGTCTTCTGGATAACCTCGACCACCGCGGTGCGCGTGGGGCCGAGGAAAAGACCGGCGACGGTGCGGGCATCCTGTTGCAAAAACCGCACGATTTCCTGTGCCGGCACGTCCCCGAACTGGAGGAGTGGCACGAGGACGACTACGGTGTCGGCCAGATCTTCTTTCCCGCTGACCCGCAAGAGCAGGCAGAGCTGGTCAAAATGGTCGAGCACACGGTTGAGTCCGAGGGGTGCCGTCTGCTGGCCTGGCGCGAGGTTCCGGTGGATGGCCGGGACCTGGGGGCGTCTGCGCAAGCGGCCCAGCCGGTGGTCAAACAGGTTTTTGTGACGGCGCCGGAGGCATCGGACCCCGCCGCTCTGGATCGTCGCCTCTATGTACTGCGCCGTTGTCTGGAGCGTGCCGCCGCCGAAGTGGCGCTGGCCGAACCCGAATCCTTTTACGTGTGCTCCCTGGATCGCCGCCGTCTTGTCTACAAGGGCATGCTCACCTGCGGCCAGTTGCCGCTGTTCTTCCCCGACCTACGGGACGAGGACATGACCAGTGCCCTGGCGCTGGTCCACTCGCGTTTCTCCACCAATACCCTGGGCGCCTGGCATCTGGCGCATCCCTATCGCTGGGTGGCGCACAATGGGGAATTCAACACGCTGCAAGGCAACATCAACTGGGTGCGCACCCGCGAGGCACTGCTCGCCAGCGAGGCTTTCGGTGACGATATCCACAAGCTCAAGCCGATCATCCCCAAGCTGGAGGGCTCCGACAGCGCCAGTTTCGATCAGGTGCTGGAGTTGCTGGTGGCGTCGGGCCGGACCCTGCCCCACGCCTTGCGCATGCTGGTGCCCGAGGCCTGGAACAAGCATGCGTCCATGCCGCCCGAGCGCCGCGCCTTCTACGAGTACAGTTCGACCCTGATGGAACCCTGGGACGGCCCGGCGCTGGTGCTGGCAACCGACGGCCAGTCGCTGGCTGCGATTCTTGACCGCAATGGCTTGCGGCCCTGCCGCTACTGTGTCACGCGGGATGACCGGTTGATCATGGCCAGCGAAACCGGCGTGCTGGATACACCCGCCGAAGAGGTCGTGCTCAAGGGCCGCCTGAAACCGGGTCAGCTTTTCCTGGCGGACAGTGCATCCGGCCGCATCGTGCCGGACGAAGAAATTTTCGACACGCTTACCGAACCCGACCACGCCCACTGGCTGGCACAGGAACAGGTGGCGCTGGCGGATCTGGTACAAGGCATTCCAGCGCCGGCGGAGCCCCCGGACACCCTCACGCTGAACACGGCCCAGCGTGCCTTCGGCTATACCCGGGAAGCGGTGGAGAAAATCCTGATGCCCATGGCCGACGAGGCCAAGGATCCGATGGGCGCGATGGGATCGGATACGCCGCCGGCGGTGCTCTCGTCGTTTGCCAAACCGCTCTACAACTATTTTCTGCAACAGTTCGCCCAGGTCTCCAACCCGCCGCTGGATTATATTCGCGAGGATCTGGTCACCTCCCTGGATAGCCACATCGGCCGCCAGCGCAACTTGCTGGAGCAGACGCCGGAACACTGCAGGCAACTGCATCTCGCCTCGCCGATCCTCGACAGCCGAGAGCTGGCGGCCATCCGGGACCTGGATGTAAACGGCATCCGCGCCACCGTCATCGACCTGACGTTTCCGCAGGAGCTGCGACTGGAAGCCGCTGTCGACCAGATGCGCGCCGCCGCCGAAGCCGCCATCCGCACGGGCTATGAAATGCTGATTCTCAGCGA
Coding sequences:
- a CDS encoding DUF4336 domain-containing protein codes for the protein MDELPDSPQSLHELAENVWIVDGETVPFHGFPYTTRMTCIRLADGSLWVHSPVRLTPHLHSRVSTLGTVRYLIAPNHLHHLFIGEWQQAFPEASLYGTAQVIGKRKDLTFDAVLDSQRHWPWSAEIDQIIFSGSRMMEEAVFFHRPSATLIVADLIENFPAGHFNWWQQPIARLAGIVAPHGKTPLDWRLTFNRRHAQDSLTHIKAWVPKFIVMAHGEIVEEKDNAFLNDSFDWLE